The following coding sequences are from one Pelmatolapia mariae isolate MD_Pm_ZW linkage group LG4, Pm_UMD_F_2, whole genome shotgun sequence window:
- the LOC134625440 gene encoding transmembrane channel-like protein 6, which produces MDYNVNICETDIDYENLADGEPAQDFSFNPINEPETSTQNCPEILEMEVFKECTDVQSNRSSYTSDESLDREEISHLQRHGWSAATVKVLASMPSRTAELNKSRRVRYQASSHESPHLSRPVQGASVLAEVEEINTEGFNFCTAENNMDQLVSSLQGLSVSEGTRKLRAMPLSLADKIEIRKVAFSLKTESSFIGRNIPCYTHLSMYISMTWRHCLFSCLPVFSSFKLWHSALKTLSGRYGTGVLSYFLFLRTLLFLNLLLFVITGLFLIIPQAINPPRSSKADFSGIELLTGTGYFSDSLMFYGYYSNGTLHGDQYRMPAAYFFTIGFTLFIICIILVYRLSKSFGKNFQVLKSNENLAVKVFSCWDFKVSKKISVRLQSEKISTQLKEQLSEMIKGEDKKTCMQQLRRLIVHLLAWTACLISIFLGTIGVHYLSEKKLDFKTILKAHNLPKETELLVLSAVVSGINLLLPGFFNLCVWAEKYESPGTRVYVSVFRNLLLKVSVIGVLCYHWLESIPAKRLECWESLVGQELYRLLVMDFIVTVLYTFLGEFLWRVFSQTILQKKRKPVFDIARNVLELIYGQTLTWIGVLFAPLLPGVQLIKLIVLFYMKKRSLILNCQASRKPWRATQMTTLFICILWFPSFLGTVVTIIYTVWTIKPSENCGPFRSLTTMFEGGQMSTRHLEDAHPILKWLSWVYDCLVENPVFLFLASGVFLMVIYFQAQVVDGQRKIISRLEKQIENEGKDKTFLIAKLQDLCK; this is translated from the exons GAATCTGgcagatggagaaccagctcaGGATTTCTCCTTCAATCCCATCAATGAGCCAGAAACCAGCACCCAAAATTGCCCTGAAATACTGGAGATGGAAGTCTTTAAAGaatgcacag ATGTACAGTCAAACAGAAGCAGTTACACGAGTGACGAATCACTCGACAGAGAAGAGATCAGCCATCTGCAGAGACACGGCTGGTCGGCTGCAACGGTAAAGGTGCTCGCCTCGATGCCTAGTCGCACTGCAG AATTAAATAAATCCCGGCGAGTGCGATATCAGGCCTCATCCCATGAATCTCCTCACCTCTCCAGACCAGTCCAGGGTGCCTCTGTTCTGGCAGAGGTGGAAGAAATCAACACTGAAG GTTTCAACTTTTGCACCGCTGAAAATAATATGGACCAGCTGGTGTCCAGCCTCCAAGGCCTCTCAGTGAGTGAAGGCACCCGCAAGCTGCGAGCAATGCCACTTAGCTTGGCAGATAAGATCGAAATCAG AAAAGttgctttcagtttaaaaactgaaagTTCATTCATCGGCAGAAATATACCCTGCTACACTCATCTAAGCATGTACATTTCAATG ACTTGGCGCCACTGCCTCTTTAGCTGCCTGCCCGTCTTCAGTTCGTTCAAATTGTGGCATTCAGCCTTGAAGACACTGAGCGGACGTTACGGAACCGGTGTGCTGTCCTACTTCCTTTTTCTGAGAACACTCCTGTTCCTTAACCTTCTCCTCTTTGTCATCACTGGCTTGTTCTTAATCATCCCACAAGCCATCAACCCTCCTCGTAGTTCTAAAGCAGACTTCAGTGGTATTGAGCTTCTCACGGGCACG GGCTACTTTTCTGACAGCTTGATGTTTTACGGCTATTACTCTAATGGAACGTTACATGGAGACCAATACCGAATGCCAGCAGCCTATTTCTTTACCATTGGCTTCACCCTCTTCATTATCTGCATCATCCTTGTGTACAG GTTGTCCAAATCCTTCGGAAAAAACTTTCAAGTCCTCAAATCTAACGAGAATCTGGCTGTGAAAGTTTTTTCTTGCTGGGACTTTAAAGTGAGCAAGAAGATATCTGTCAGACTCCAGTCTGAGAAAATCAGCACTCAGCTCAAA GAGCAGCTGTCTGAGATGATCAAGGGAGAAGACAAAAAGACCTGCATGCAACAACTTCGCCGCCTTATTGTTCATCTGTTGGCGTGGACCGCATGCTTAATAAGCATTTTCTTGGGCACCATAGGAGTGCACTAcctgtcagaaaaaaaactcgACTTCAAG ACCATTTTAAAAGCCCACAATCTGCCCAAAGAGACTGAGTTGCTGGTCTTGTCAGCAGTGGTGTCGGGCATTAACCTGCTACTCCCTGGCTTCTTCAACTTATGCGTTTGGGCAGAGAAATATGAATCACCTGGCACACGTGTCTATGTCTCTGTCTTCAG gaaCCTGCTGTTGAAGGTCAGTGTTATTGGAGTTCTATGTTATCACTGGCTGGAGAGCATTCCAGCGAAACGTCTGGAG tgttgggAGAGTTTAGTTGGCCAAGAACTGTACCGGCTCCTTGTGATGGACTTCATCGTTACAGTGCTTTACACTTTTTTGGGAGAGTTCCTATGGAG GGTCTTTTCCCAGACAAtcctgcaaaagaaaagaaagccagTGTTCGACATTGCTCGTAACGTGTTGGAGCTCATATATGGGCAAACTCTTACATG GATCGGAGTTCTGTTTGCACCACTTCTTCCTGGAGTCCAACTCATAAAACTGATTGTGTTGTTTTACATGAAGAAG AGAAGTCTCATTCTCAACTGTCAGGCCTCGAGAAAGCCCTGGAGGGCCACTCAAATGACAACGCTGTTCATTTGCATACTGTGGTTCCCCTCATTTCTTGGCACTGTCGTGACTATCATTTATACAGTATGGAC AATCAAACCCTCGGAAAACTGCGGCCCTTTCAGGAGTCTCACAACAATGTTTGAGGGAGGGCAGATGTCGACCAGGCACCTGGAGGATGCTCATCCAATCCTGAAGTGGCTCAGCTGGGTCTACGACTGTTTGGTAGAGAATCCAGTGTTTCTATTCCTCGCCAGTGGAGTCTTTCT aatGGTGATATACTTTCAGGCTCAAGTTGTTGATGGCCAGAGGAAAATCATCAGCCGGTTAGAAAAGCAGATTGAAAAT GAGGGTAAGGACAAAACGTTCCTCATTGCCAAATTACAGGATTTATGCAAATAA